In a genomic window of Deinococcus carri:
- the carA gene encoding glutamine-hydrolyzing carbamoyl-phosphate synthase small subunit, whose amino-acid sequence MIRKERAILALEDGTVYRGYAFGHRGETVGEVVFNTSMTGYQEIMTDPSYNGQIVTITYPHVGNYGVAIYDMESNKPYVRGFISREFSGDYSNHRAQQSLEAFMQQYGVVSIQGIDTRALVRRLRTGGVVKGVIAHRSYTHPEDPYGEFTPAEEQVYVQRARDHQDIDGHDMTREVTTPLPYAFPTLRHGKRVVLMDFGIKHTIIERLSEVGIEPIVVPAHTTPAQIMALQPHGLFLSNGPGDPAPLEYAHKTAWELMGLLPTFGICLGHQILGLAAGGQTFKMKFGHRGGNQPVKNLLTGNVEITSQNHGYAVDIDSIPNGAFVATHVNLNDQTLEGMAHSRYPVFSVQYHPEASPGPHDSRYLFDRFIEEIDAFDGANGTPVEKASAGRLGV is encoded by the coding sequence ATGATCAGAAAAGAACGCGCGATTCTGGCGCTGGAAGACGGCACGGTGTATCGCGGCTACGCCTTCGGGCACCGCGGCGAGACGGTCGGGGAGGTCGTGTTCAACACGTCCATGACCGGCTACCAGGAGATCATGACCGACCCCAGCTACAACGGGCAGATCGTGACGATCACGTATCCGCACGTGGGCAACTACGGCGTGGCGATCTACGACATGGAGAGCAACAAGCCGTATGTGCGGGGCTTCATCAGCCGCGAATTCTCCGGCGACTACTCCAACCACCGCGCGCAGCAGTCGCTGGAAGCGTTCATGCAGCAGTACGGCGTGGTGAGCATCCAGGGCATCGACACGCGCGCGCTGGTGCGGCGGCTGCGGACGGGCGGCGTGGTCAAGGGCGTCATCGCCCACCGCTCCTACACCCACCCGGAAGACCCCTACGGCGAGTTCACGCCCGCCGAGGAACAGGTCTACGTGCAGCGTGCCCGCGACCACCAGGACATCGACGGGCACGACATGACCCGCGAGGTCACGACGCCGCTGCCCTACGCCTTCCCGACCCTGCGGCACGGCAAGCGCGTGGTGCTGATGGATTTCGGCATCAAGCACACCATCATCGAGCGGCTGTCGGAAGTGGGCATCGAACCCATCGTGGTTCCGGCGCACACCACCCCGGCGCAGATCATGGCCCTCCAGCCGCACGGCCTCTTTCTCAGCAATGGCCCAGGCGACCCCGCCCCCCTGGAGTACGCCCACAAGACCGCCTGGGAGCTGATGGGCCTGCTGCCCACCTTCGGCATCTGCCTGGGGCACCAGATTCTGGGCCTGGCGGCGGGCGGCCAGACCTTCAAGATGAAGTTCGGGCACCGCGGTGGCAACCAGCCGGTCAAGAACCTGCTGACCGGCAACGTGGAAATCACCTCGCAGAACCATGGCTACGCGGTGGACATCGACTCCATCCCCAACGGTGCCTTTGTCGCCACCCACGTCAACCTCAACGATCAGACGCTGGAAGGCATGGCCCACAGCCGCTACCCGGTCTTCTCGGTGCAGTACCACCCGGAGGCCAGCCCCGGCCCCCACGACAGCCGCTACCTCTTCGACCGCTTCATCGAGGAAATCGACGCTTTCGACGGCGCGAACGGGACGCCGGTAGAGAAGGCGTCGGCGGGGCGGCTGGGGGTGTAG
- a CDS encoding VOC family protein: MHITQSAISLNVPDVHASAEFLKRHFGFVQEMEYEGVASLKRGDAGFNLIFLQTGLSTFKPPHIAGSAGQGLLVVFVVDDIDTEYARLQAEGVRVVTPIETEPWGERYFQVSDPNGVIVQLVQWVTVPEGVEEARQP; the protein is encoded by the coding sequence ATGCACATCACCCAGTCGGCCATTTCGCTGAACGTGCCGGACGTTCACGCCTCCGCCGAGTTCCTGAAACGGCACTTCGGCTTCGTGCAGGAGATGGAGTATGAAGGCGTGGCGTCCCTGAAGCGGGGCGATGCGGGCTTCAACCTGATTTTCCTCCAGACGGGCCTGTCCACCTTCAAGCCGCCCCACATCGCCGGCAGCGCCGGGCAGGGGCTATTGGTGGTGTTTGTGGTGGACGACATCGACACCGAGTACGCGCGCTTGCAGGCAGAAGGCGTGCGCGTGGTCACCCCGATCGAGACAGAGCCGTGGGGCGAGCGGTACTTTCAGGTCTCGGACCCCAACGGCGTGATTGTGCAACTGGTGCAGTGGGTCACGGTGCCGGAGGGCGTGGAAGAGGCCAGACAGCCCTGA
- a CDS encoding uracil-DNA glycosylase, protein MSDPAPLFNPPPGTDTAPPVHLPGGWDEVLKGETSQPYFRDLWAFVQREREAGPVFPAPEDMFSALRLTPYENVKVLILGQDPYHGAGQAYGLSFSVRPGVRLPPSLQNIYKELREDVGFRPPKHGSLVSWARQGVLLLNAVLTVRQGEANSHAGKGWEQFTDAIIRAVNDKPERVVFVLWGAYARKKARLVTNPQHVIIESAHPSPLSVTKFMGTRPFSRVNAALEEAGETPIDWQLPAEPEVA, encoded by the coding sequence ATGAGCGACCCTGCCCCCCTGTTCAATCCGCCCCCCGGCACCGACACCGCGCCGCCCGTCCACCTCCCCGGCGGCTGGGACGAGGTGCTGAAGGGAGAGACGAGCCAGCCTTATTTCCGCGACCTGTGGGCCTTCGTGCAGCGTGAGCGGGAGGCGGGGCCGGTGTTTCCCGCGCCGGAGGACATGTTCAGTGCCCTGCGGCTGACGCCGTACGAGAACGTCAAGGTACTGATTCTGGGCCAGGACCCCTACCACGGGGCGGGGCAGGCGTACGGCCTCAGCTTCAGCGTGCGGCCCGGCGTGCGCCTGCCGCCCAGCCTCCAGAACATCTATAAGGAACTGCGCGAGGATGTGGGCTTCAGGCCGCCGAAGCATGGCTCCCTGGTGTCCTGGGCGCGGCAGGGCGTGCTGCTGCTCAATGCGGTGCTGACGGTCCGCCAGGGCGAGGCGAACAGCCACGCGGGCAAGGGTTGGGAACAGTTCACCGACGCCATCATCCGCGCCGTGAACGACAAGCCCGAGCGGGTGGTGTTCGTGCTGTGGGGCGCGTATGCCCGCAAGAAGGCCCGGCTGGTCACGAATCCGCAGCACGTCATCATCGAATCCGCCCATCCCAGTCCCCTCAGCGTGACGAAGTTCATGGGTACGCGGCCCTTCAGCCGGGTGAATGCGGCGCTGGAGGAGGCGGGCGAGACGCCCATCGACTGGCAGCTTCCCGCCGAGCCGGAGGTGGCGTGA
- a CDS encoding GNAT family N-acetyltransferase — protein sequence MTLTPVPINTMHVKLRQAAPADFPTILDLLTRCGLHTSSVTPQGSTYWIAELDGVPGGCIGLEHSEGASLIRSAAVVPEARSQRLGRALVQSALTHATLRGDRTVYLFSQEAGDYWKRFGFVPASAEEIAAALPEAPQVKSGVLRGWIADEQAWKRELPVFGEGRGGA from the coding sequence ATGACCCTGACCCCAGTGCCTATCAACACCATGCACGTCAAGCTGCGCCAGGCCGCGCCCGCCGACTTTCCCACCATCCTCGACCTGCTGACGCGCTGCGGGCTGCACACCTCCAGCGTGACGCCGCAGGGCAGCACCTACTGGATCGCCGAACTCGACGGCGTGCCGGGCGGCTGCATCGGCCTGGAGCATAGCGAGGGGGCCTCGCTGATCCGCTCGGCGGCCGTGGTGCCCGAGGCCCGCTCGCAGCGCCTGGGCCGCGCGCTGGTGCAGAGCGCCCTGACCCACGCCACGCTGCGCGGCGACCGCACCGTGTACCTGTTCAGCCAGGAAGCGGGGGACTACTGGAAGCGCTTCGGCTTCGTGCCCGCGAGCGCGGAGGAAATCGCCGCCGCGCTGCCCGAGGCTCCGCAGGTGAAAAGCGGGGTGCTGAGGGGCTGGATTGCCGACGAGCAGGCCTGGAAGCGTGAGCTGCCCGTCTTCGGGGAGGGCCGGGGCGGTGCCTGA
- the pth gene encoding aminoacyl-tRNA hydrolase — MRLVVGLGNPGGQYAQTRHNVGWLVVDEVARRWGAVWRKEKDAEVAEVRVGPAPGAKVLLVKPQTFMNTSGKAVGPLFAFYKLDSDALLVVQDDLDSPFGLLKFRLGGRHGGQNGVRDIIRVLGTADFPRLKVGISRPPSGWDPADWVLSKWRAEEATTLAELVRLGADAVEVWAQHGLAEGQGRFNGTDLRPKPAPEPQATPRPEGSDAAASAPADAAYADARDHN, encoded by the coding sequence TTGCGGCTGGTCGTGGGCCTGGGCAATCCGGGGGGCCAGTACGCCCAGACCCGCCACAACGTCGGGTGGCTGGTGGTGGACGAGGTGGCCCGCCGCTGGGGTGCGGTGTGGCGCAAGGAAAAGGACGCCGAGGTCGCGGAAGTGCGCGTCGGCCCCGCGCCCGGTGCGAAGGTCCTGCTCGTCAAGCCGCAGACCTTCATGAACACGTCGGGCAAGGCGGTGGGGCCGCTCTTCGCCTTCTACAAGTTGGACAGTGACGCGCTGCTGGTCGTGCAGGACGACCTCGACAGCCCCTTCGGTCTGCTGAAGTTCCGGCTGGGCGGGCGGCACGGCGGGCAGAACGGCGTGCGCGACATTATCCGCGTGCTGGGCACGGCCGACTTTCCGCGCCTCAAGGTGGGCATCTCGCGCCCCCCGTCAGGCTGGGACCCCGCCGACTGGGTGCTGAGCAAGTGGCGCGCGGAGGAGGCGACCACGCTCGCGGAACTGGTGCGTCTGGGGGCCGACGCGGTGGAGGTCTGGGCGCAGCACGGGCTGGCAGAGGGGCAGGGGCGCTTCAACGGCACAGACCTGCGCCCGAAACCCGCACCGGAACCCCAGGCCACGCCCCGGCCCGAGGGGTCGGACGCGGCGGCCTCCGCCCCGGCAGACGCGGCGTATGCTGACGCGCGTGACCACAACTGA
- the argH gene encoding argininosuccinate lyase — MTNTTQQKKLWGGRFAEATDGLVELFNASVPFDQRLAEQDIRGSLAHVAMLGQVGILTAEEVAQIQAGLRGILADIRAGEFEWRLDREDVHMNVEAALRDRIGPVAGKLHTARSRNDQVAVDFRLFTKEAALDLAQQTRALRAVMVAEAEKHLTSDGGEPVILPGYTHLQVAQPILLSHWCMAYAAMLERDEGRFRDAAERMDESPLGSSALAGTPWPLDRHATAEALGFARPTANSLDGVGSRDFALEFLSACAILAAHLSRLSEELILYSTFEFGFLTLPDSHTTGSSIMPQKKNPDVSELARGKAGRVFGNLMGLLTVVKGTPLAYNKDLQEDKEGVFDSYDTLSIVLRLYADMLPKTVWHAAATKAAAARGFSTATDLADFLARAGVPFREAHEVVGGLVGLASRTGRQLWDLTDEEVQAAHPLLTAEVARALTVEESVRARRSYGGTAPERVREQVEAAKAALS, encoded by the coding sequence ATGACCAACACAACCCAACAAAAGAAACTCTGGGGCGGCCGTTTTGCCGAAGCCACCGATGGCCTGGTCGAGCTGTTCAACGCCTCTGTTCCCTTCGACCAGCGCCTCGCGGAGCAGGACATTCGCGGTTCTCTGGCGCACGTGGCAATGCTGGGGCAGGTGGGCATCCTGACGGCGGAGGAGGTCGCGCAGATTCAGGCGGGGCTGCGGGGCATCCTGGCCGACATCCGAGCGGGCGAGTTCGAGTGGCGGCTGGACCGCGAGGACGTTCACATGAACGTGGAAGCCGCCCTGCGCGACCGCATCGGCCCGGTGGCGGGCAAGCTCCACACCGCCCGCAGCCGCAACGACCAGGTGGCCGTAGACTTTCGACTCTTCACCAAGGAGGCCGCGCTTGACCTGGCGCAGCAGACGCGGGCGCTGCGGGCGGTGATGGTGGCGGAAGCGGAAAAGCACCTCACCTCGGACGGGGGCGAGCCAGTTATCCTCCCCGGCTACACGCACCTTCAGGTGGCTCAGCCTATCCTGCTGAGCCACTGGTGCATGGCCTACGCCGCCATGCTGGAGCGCGACGAGGGCCGCTTCCGCGACGCCGCCGAGCGCATGGACGAGTCGCCGCTGGGCAGCTCGGCGCTGGCAGGCACGCCCTGGCCGCTTGACCGGCACGCCACCGCCGAGGCTCTCGGCTTCGCGCGCCCCACCGCCAACAGCCTCGACGGGGTGGGCAGCCGGGATTTCGCGCTGGAGTTCCTCTCCGCCTGCGCCATCCTGGCCGCGCACCTCTCGCGCCTGTCGGAAGAACTGATCCTGTACTCCACCTTCGAGTTCGGCTTCCTGACGCTGCCCGACTCGCACACCACCGGCTCCAGCATCATGCCGCAGAAGAAGAATCCCGACGTGTCCGAACTCGCGCGCGGCAAGGCGGGCCGCGTCTTCGGCAACCTGATGGGCCTGCTGACGGTCGTGAAGGGCACGCCGCTGGCCTACAACAAGGACCTTCAGGAGGACAAGGAGGGCGTATTCGACAGTTACGACACCCTCTCCATCGTGCTGCGGCTCTATGCCGACATGCTGCCGAAGACGGTCTGGCACGCGGCGGCCACGAAGGCGGCGGCGGCGCGGGGCTTTTCCACCGCGACCGACCTCGCGGACTTCCTCGCCCGCGCGGGGGTGCCCTTCCGCGAGGCGCACGAGGTGGTCGGCGGGCTGGTGGGCCTTGCTAGCCGTACCGGGCGGCAACTCTGGGACCTGACCGACGAGGAGGTGCAGGCCGCTCACCCGCTGCTGACTGCGGAAGTCGCCCGCGCCCTCACTGTCGAGGAAAGCGTGAGGGCACGCCGGAGCTACGGCGGCACGGCCCCCGAGCGGGTGCGCGAGCAGGTGGAGGCGGCGAAGGCGGCGCTCTCGTGA
- a CDS encoding HIT family protein — translation MKVTVNLDGTLLQKREEEWRSFLAHPNENPLVPDAAGRLGGEGWTIQNDLCVYSQLQPQYAEGLPFSGIIVTKRPCTTVFDLTPEEAAATHALLAEVRAHLDAVVRPDGYTVGWNVFPAGGAHIPHVHLHVIPRWNTDASAGAGLRFFLKEAAREAERRRRPEQFTLPDST, via the coding sequence GTGAAGGTGACGGTGAACCTGGACGGCACTCTCTTGCAGAAGCGGGAGGAGGAATGGCGCTCCTTTCTGGCGCACCCGAACGAGAATCCCCTCGTGCCGGATGCGGCGGGCCGCCTGGGCGGGGAAGGCTGGACCATTCAGAACGACCTCTGCGTCTACAGCCAGCTGCAACCGCAGTACGCCGAGGGTCTGCCTTTCTCCGGCATCATCGTCACCAAGCGCCCCTGCACCACCGTCTTCGACCTCACGCCCGAAGAAGCCGCCGCTACCCACGCCCTGCTTGCCGAGGTGAGGGCGCACCTCGACGCTGTCGTGCGGCCCGACGGGTACACGGTGGGCTGGAACGTCTTCCCGGCGGGCGGGGCGCACATCCCCCACGTTCACCTGCACGTCATTCCGCGCTGGAACACCGATGCCTCGGCGGGGGCCGGCCTGCGTTTCTTCCTGAAGGAGGCCGCGCGGGAGGCGGAGCGACGACGGAGGCCCGAACAGTTCACCCTCCCTGACTCCACCTGA
- a CDS encoding DNA topoisomerase IB: protein MAGRTDLLQDEYLHREGSKPEEFRYFWPDGEEYTDEEGLARIASLAVPPAYEGVYVSPDSDAELQAFGRDAAGRLQYRYHSDFVQAGALKKWQRLARFADALPTLRAVTAADLRLSGLPRRKVLAVMTRLLHVAHFRVGSDTYARAHKTYGLSTLRQRHVKVSGQDITFKFRGKHSILQEKTVRNRTLATNIERLLELPGPWLFQSVDDGERTRVRAADLNAYLREVIGPFTAKDFRTWGGTLVAAEFLAEAGAPESERAARKTLVECVKFVADDLGNTPAVTRGSYICPVIFDRYQEGKVLDDYEPRAGRTEPELEGLTRAEAALKRMLESEKALRTRRGRKKKEPEAA, encoded by the coding sequence ATGGCGGGCCGCACCGACCTCCTGCAAGACGAGTACCTGCACCGTGAGGGCAGCAAGCCCGAGGAGTTCCGCTACTTCTGGCCGGATGGCGAGGAGTACACCGATGAGGAGGGCCTCGCCCGCATCGCCTCGCTGGCCGTGCCGCCCGCCTATGAGGGCGTGTACGTCTCGCCCGACTCCGACGCCGAGTTGCAGGCGTTTGGCCGCGACGCCGCTGGCCGCCTCCAGTACCGCTACCACTCCGACTTCGTGCAGGCGGGGGCGCTGAAGAAGTGGCAGCGGCTGGCGCGTTTTGCCGACGCCCTGCCCACCCTGCGCGCCGTGACCGCCGCCGACCTGCGGCTGTCGGGGCTGCCCCGGCGCAAGGTGCTGGCGGTGATGACGCGGCTGCTGCACGTCGCGCACTTCCGGGTGGGCAGCGACACCTATGCGCGGGCGCACAAGACCTACGGCCTCTCCACCCTGCGCCAGCGACACGTGAAGGTGTCGGGGCAGGACATCACCTTCAAGTTCCGGGGCAAACACTCCATCCTTCAGGAAAAGACGGTGCGGAACCGCACGCTGGCGACCAACATCGAGCGGCTGCTCGAACTGCCCGGCCCCTGGCTGTTTCAGAGCGTGGATGACGGCGAGCGGACCCGTGTCCGCGCCGCCGACCTGAACGCCTACCTGCGCGAGGTGATCGGCCCCTTCACCGCCAAGGACTTCCGCACCTGGGGTGGCACGCTGGTCGCCGCCGAGTTCCTGGCCGAGGCGGGCGCGCCCGAGTCCGAGCGGGCCGCCCGCAAGACGCTGGTGGAATGCGTCAAGTTCGTCGCGGACGACCTGGGCAACACGCCCGCCGTCACGCGCGGCAGCTACATCTGCCCGGTCATCTTCGACCGGTATCAGGAAGGCAAGGTGCTCGACGACTATGAACCCCGCGCGGGCCGCACCGAACCCGAACTGGAGGGCCTGACCCGCGCCGAGGCCGCGCTGAAGCGGATGCTGGAAAGCGAAAAGGCGCTAAGGACGAGAAGGGGGAGGAAGAAGAAGGAGCCGGAGGCGGCCTGA
- a CDS encoding alpha-hydroxy acid oxidase has translation MTTPNLPEANVPELDGTVNLADIEALGRSRLDRNALEYYASGANDEVTLAANRAGFRAIRLRPRMLVDVSNVDARTEVLGLPLSSPVGIAPSAFHGLAHPQAEVGTARAAASAGSLMTLSTFSNTPIKDVAQAAAGRFWFQLYLYTDREVSAEVVRRAEATGARALVLTVDAPFLGRREPNERHRFALPPHLGVPNAGSREQLAGMESEAGSQLVNYFQGLVDKTLSWQDLAWLRSVTSLPIVLKGILTAEDALLAAHHGAHVWVSNHGGRQLDTAVSSIEALPEVVDAVQGQVEVYLDGGVTRGTDVLKAVALGAKAVFLGRAALWGLAAAGEAGVRRTLDLLHDEVRLALALCGKQKIGDVGRDLVRV, from the coding sequence ATGACCACCCCCAACCTGCCGGAAGCGAACGTGCCCGAACTGGACGGGACCGTGAACCTCGCGGACATCGAGGCGCTGGGCCGCTCCAGGCTCGACCGCAACGCCCTGGAGTACTACGCGAGCGGCGCGAACGACGAGGTGACACTGGCGGCCAACCGCGCCGGCTTCCGCGCCATTCGTCTGCGGCCCCGAATGCTGGTGGACGTGTCGAACGTGGACGCGCGAACGGAGGTACTGGGGCTGCCCCTCAGCTCCCCGGTGGGCATCGCGCCCAGCGCCTTTCACGGCCTGGCGCACCCGCAGGCGGAGGTAGGGACGGCGCGGGCGGCGGCCTCGGCGGGCAGCCTCATGACCCTCAGCACCTTCAGCAACACGCCCATCAAGGATGTGGCGCAGGCCGCCGCGGGCCGCTTCTGGTTCCAGCTCTACCTCTACACCGACCGCGAGGTGAGCGCCGAGGTGGTGCGCCGGGCGGAGGCGACGGGCGCGCGGGCGCTGGTGCTGACGGTGGACGCGCCCTTCCTGGGCCGCCGCGAGCCGAACGAACGCCACCGCTTCGCCCTGCCGCCGCATCTGGGCGTGCCGAACGCGGGGAGCCGCGAGCAGCTCGCCGGGATGGAATCGGAGGCCGGCTCGCAGCTCGTGAACTACTTCCAGGGGCTGGTGGACAAGACCCTGAGCTGGCAGGATCTCGCCTGGCTGCGCTCGGTCACGTCCCTTCCCATCGTGCTGAAGGGGATTCTGACTGCCGAGGACGCCCTGCTGGCTGCCCACCACGGCGCGCATGTCTGGGTCAGCAACCACGGCGGGCGGCAACTCGACACCGCCGTGAGCAGCATCGAGGCGCTGCCCGAGGTGGTGGACGCCGTGCAGGGCCAGGTGGAGGTCTACCTCGACGGCGGGGTGACGCGCGGGACGGACGTGCTGAAGGCGGTGGCATTGGGGGCAAAGGCCGTCTTCCTGGGCCGGGCCGCGCTGTGGGGCCTGGCGGCCGCAGGCGAGGCGGGCGTGCGCCGCACCCTGGACCTCCTGCACGACGAGGTGCGGCTGGCGCTGGCACTGTGTGGGAAGCAGAAGATTGGGGATGTGGGGCGGGACCTGGTGCGGGTGTAG
- a CDS encoding MarR family winged helix-turn-helix transcriptional regulator: MTHLTAEGAAFTELLLEVFRLHGLLLEAGARLTSPLGLTSARWQVLGVVEHGPVTVSEIGRVMGLARQSVQQQTDALEREGFLTYMDNPRHRRARLVQLTEKGREVAASLIPAQAQWANHIGQVSPPEALRAALETLRVLSERLEQDTLPAT; this comes from the coding sequence ATGACCCACCTCACGGCGGAGGGAGCCGCCTTCACGGAGTTGCTGCTGGAGGTCTTTCGTCTGCATGGTCTGCTGCTGGAAGCGGGCGCTCGCCTGACCTCCCCGCTGGGCCTCACCAGCGCCCGCTGGCAGGTGCTGGGCGTAGTGGAACATGGTCCTGTCACCGTGTCCGAGATTGGCCGGGTCATGGGACTGGCCCGGCAGAGCGTGCAGCAGCAGACCGACGCGCTGGAACGGGAAGGTTTTCTGACCTATATGGACAATCCCAGGCACCGCCGCGCCCGGTTGGTACAGCTCACGGAGAAAGGAAGGGAGGTCGCCGCGAGCCTCATTCCGGCCCAGGCGCAGTGGGCCAACCACATCGGCCAGGTCTCTCCCCCCGAAGCCCTCCGCGCGGCGCTGGAGACGCTCCGGGTGCTGAGTGAACGTCTGGAACAGGACACCCTGCCAGCGACCTGA
- a CDS encoding N-acetyltransferase: protein MTLLALDSIAVPDLHPQAPLHTRKARLSDIDAVHELIGYWAARGLMLVRSKALLAETIRDFHLVIAQAHEGKPGGLAGVCGLHMLAPDLAEVRGLAIHPNMQGRGLGKQLVEACEREARDIDLPALFAWTYQQGFFEKCGFVRIDKTNLHPKVWSECQRCAFFENCNEIAMLKELG, encoded by the coding sequence ATGACCCTCCTCGCCCTCGATTCCATCGCTGTTCCCGACCTGCATCCGCAGGCCCCGCTGCATACCCGTAAGGCGCGCCTCTCCGACATCGACGCCGTCCATGAGCTGATCGGCTATTGGGCGGCGCGGGGGCTGATGCTGGTGCGCTCCAAGGCGTTGCTGGCCGAAACCATCCGCGATTTTCACCTCGTGATTGCCCAGGCGCACGAGGGGAAACCGGGGGGGCTGGCGGGCGTCTGCGGCCTGCATATGCTCGCCCCCGACCTGGCGGAGGTGCGCGGCCTCGCCATTCACCCCAACATGCAGGGGCGCGGGCTGGGCAAGCAGCTCGTCGAGGCCTGCGAGCGCGAGGCGCGGGACATCGACCTCCCCGCCCTCTTCGCCTGGACCTACCAGCAGGGCTTCTTCGAGAAGTGCGGCTTCGTGCGCATCGACAAGACGAACCTTCACCCGAAGGTGTGGAGCGAGTGCCAGCGCTGCGCGTTCTTTGAGAACTGCAACGAGATTGCGATGTTGAAGGAGCTGGGGTGA
- a CDS encoding VOC family protein: MLTQAISLVVLSDTPLESAQFYIQHFGFKPTAELPWFVSLQHPDHSGLFFDLLSKDHAAAGRHLQGKRTSGVMLALVVVDLDAEAKRLRDAGLTFLMNPTDEPWGQRRLQIQAPDGVIVEVLQQIPPNQDWLRQNGLG; the protein is encoded by the coding sequence ATGCTAACCCAAGCCATCAGTCTGGTGGTCCTGAGCGACACTCCGCTCGAAAGTGCCCAGTTCTACATCCAGCACTTCGGATTCAAGCCCACGGCGGAGTTGCCATGGTTCGTCAGCCTGCAACATCCAGACCATTCCGGCCTGTTTTTTGATCTCCTGAGCAAGGACCACGCAGCGGCGGGCCGCCATCTTCAGGGCAAGAGGACCTCGGGGGTCATGCTGGCGCTGGTCGTCGTGGACCTCGACGCCGAAGCAAAACGCCTCCGGGATGCCGGGCTGACGTTCCTCATGAACCCTACCGACGAACCCTGGGGACAGCGGCGGCTCCAAATCCAGGCCCCGGATGGCGTCATTGTCGAAGTGCTGCAACAGATTCCACCCAATCAGGACTGGCTTCGGCAAAACGGCCTGGGCTAA
- a CDS encoding GNAT family N-acetyltransferase, whose translation MTDSNVQIRLAGPQDKDTVTRVFHDAGLDTEEALAPSTTYWVMERGGQPVGAIGLEHGDGASLLRGAAIVPSARGGGLGRRLVMSAVNYAQGRGDRAIYMFSRGGDWGNFGFQQVPLAVVMGELPDAPQIRAYRTRSERPGGTTWMRPLDQNVSRA comes from the coding sequence ATGACCGATTCGAACGTTCAGATTCGCCTCGCTGGTCCCCAGGACAAGGACACCGTGACCCGCGTCTTTCACGACGCCGGGCTGGACACCGAGGAAGCGCTGGCCCCCAGCACCACCTACTGGGTGATGGAGCGGGGCGGGCAGCCGGTGGGAGCCATCGGCCTGGAGCATGGGGACGGCGCGTCCCTGCTGCGCGGCGCGGCGATTGTGCCCTCGGCGCGCGGGGGTGGCCTGGGCCGCCGCCTGGTGATGAGTGCTGTGAACTACGCCCAGGGCCGCGGCGACCGCGCCATCTACATGTTCAGCCGTGGCGGCGACTGGGGCAACTTCGGCTTTCAGCAGGTGCCCCTCGCCGTGGTGATGGGCGAACTGCCCGACGCCCCCCAGATTCGCGCCTACCGGACCCGCAGCGAGCGCCCCGGTGGAACCACCTGGATGCGGCCGCTGGACCAGAACGTCAGCCGGGCGTAG